The following proteins are encoded in a genomic region of Micromonospora olivasterospora:
- a CDS encoding homocysteine S-methyltransferase family protein, protein MGQGRNDQDRIRLDGGVATELHRAGIPMTPPWWTTRALLSDARRRVLKGVHERFLAAGADVVTANTFRCNLRTLQAAGLEDAGLGWMVHAAVGVALAARNAAGSPRTRVVASVAPVADAYRPDLVPDDDTLRAEHRWLATELSRAGVDTVLVETMNTAREARIALAEALAVGATAWVSFVCGDDARLLSGEPLADAARAVEADGAAAVLVNCTDPDRTEECLRVLRAAVSGPIGAYPNLEDRTRGGPVDALPPLLEPKAFGDLTARWCGEYGLTLVGGCCGTTPEHLAAMSDRLGA, encoded by the coding sequence ATGGGGCAAGGCAGGAACGACCAGGACAGGATCCGGCTCGACGGGGGAGTGGCCACCGAGCTGCACCGCGCCGGCATCCCCATGACCCCGCCCTGGTGGACCACCCGGGCGCTGCTGTCCGACGCGCGGCGGCGGGTCCTCAAGGGCGTGCACGAGCGGTTCCTCGCCGCCGGCGCCGACGTGGTCACCGCCAACACGTTCCGCTGCAACCTGCGCACCCTCCAGGCCGCGGGGCTGGAGGACGCCGGGCTCGGCTGGATGGTGCACGCCGCCGTGGGGGTGGCGCTCGCCGCCCGAAACGCCGCCGGCAGCCCGCGTACGCGGGTGGTCGCCTCGGTGGCCCCGGTCGCCGACGCGTACCGGCCAGACCTGGTGCCCGACGACGACACGCTGCGCGCCGAGCACCGGTGGCTGGCCACCGAGCTGTCCCGGGCCGGGGTGGACACGGTGCTGGTGGAGACGATGAACACCGCCCGGGAGGCCCGGATCGCGCTGGCCGAGGCCCTCGCCGTCGGCGCCACCGCCTGGGTGAGCTTCGTCTGCGGCGACGACGCCCGGCTGCTCTCCGGCGAGCCGCTCGCCGACGCCGCCCGCGCCGTCGAGGCCGACGGCGCCGCGGCCGTGCTGGTCAACTGCACCGACCCGGACCGGACCGAGGAGTGCCTGCGGGTGCTGCGGGCCGCGGTGTCCGGCCCGATCGGGGCGTACCCGAACCTGGAGGACCGCACCCGCGGCGGGCCGGTCGACGCGCTGCCGCCGCTGCTGGAGCCGAAGGCGTTCGGCGACCTGACGGCCCGCTGGTGCGGCGAGTACGGGCTGACCCTGGTGGGCGGCTGCTGCGGCACCACCCCGGAGCACCTGGCCGCGATGTCCGACCGGCTCGGCGCGTGA
- a CDS encoding metallopeptidase TldD-related protein: MSGAELAERVLAHARDADDVLAIVDETAAAHLRWAGNALTTSGATRHRRLTVVALAGGAAGAAAAVVGHGGAPDDDELAELVAQAARTARRNEPAPDAEPLIAPAGPPPPSWNDPPPDAPVDRLRGFATDLGAVFRRSRADGGHALYGYAEQQTTTTWLASSTGLRLRHVQPTSVLDLTVRDADGRASAWAGTAGEDLSGVDLPGLAAGLAGRLGTARRRLPLPPGRYEVLLPPACVADLMLHLYLNAGAADAADGRTVFSAPGGGTRVGQRLAAAPLTLRSDPAEPGLACVPFVVARASGAAGSVFDNGLSLAATRWIVDGELRALVHTRHSAREAGEPLTPQVDNLVLEGPPGGRSLAEMVAGTERGLLVTCLWYLRDVDPRTLLLTGLTRDGVYLVERGEVVGELPDFRFNESPVALLDRVVEVGATERTLPREWGDYFTRMAMPPLRVADFAVSEVGPAL, encoded by the coding sequence ATGAGCGGGGCGGAGCTGGCGGAGCGGGTCCTGGCCCACGCCCGGGACGCCGACGACGTGCTGGCGATCGTCGACGAGACGGCGGCGGCGCACCTGCGCTGGGCCGGCAACGCCCTGACCACCTCCGGTGCGACCCGGCACCGCCGCCTGACGGTGGTGGCCCTGGCCGGCGGCGCCGCGGGGGCGGCCGCGGCGGTGGTCGGCCACGGCGGCGCGCCCGACGACGACGAGTTGGCCGAGCTGGTGGCCCAGGCGGCGCGGACCGCCCGGCGCAACGAGCCGGCGCCGGACGCCGAGCCGCTGATCGCCCCGGCGGGACCGCCGCCGCCGTCCTGGAACGATCCGCCGCCCGACGCGCCGGTGGACCGGCTGCGCGGCTTCGCCACCGACCTCGGCGCGGTCTTCCGCCGGTCCCGGGCCGACGGGGGGCACGCCCTCTACGGGTACGCCGAGCAGCAGACGACCACCACCTGGCTGGCCTCGTCCACCGGGCTGCGGCTGCGCCACGTCCAGCCGACGTCGGTGCTCGACCTCACCGTCCGCGACGCCGACGGCCGCGCCTCGGCGTGGGCGGGCACCGCCGGGGAGGACCTGTCGGGCGTCGACCTGCCGGGGCTGGCCGCGGGCCTCGCCGGGCGGCTGGGTACGGCGCGCCGCCGCCTCCCGTTGCCCCCCGGCCGGTACGAGGTGCTGCTCCCGCCGGCCTGCGTGGCCGACCTGATGCTGCACCTGTATCTCAACGCCGGTGCGGCGGACGCCGCCGACGGGCGGACGGTCTTCAGCGCGCCCGGCGGTGGCACCCGGGTCGGGCAGCGGCTCGCCGCCGCGCCGCTGACCCTCCGCAGCGACCCGGCGGAGCCGGGGCTGGCCTGCGTGCCCTTCGTCGTGGCCCGCGCCTCCGGTGCGGCCGGCAGCGTCTTCGACAACGGGCTGTCGCTGGCCGCGACCCGGTGGATCGTCGACGGCGAGCTGCGGGCGCTGGTGCACACCCGCCACTCCGCCCGGGAGGCCGGTGAGCCGCTGACGCCGCAGGTCGACAACCTGGTCCTGGAGGGGCCGCCGGGTGGGCGCTCGCTGGCCGAGATGGTCGCCGGCACCGAACGGGGGCTGCTGGTGACCTGCCTGTGGTACCTGCGCGACGTCGACCCCCGGACCCTCCTGCTGACCGGCCTCACCCGCGACGGCGTGTACCTCGTGGAGCGGGGGGAGGTGGTGGGCGAGCTGCCCGACTTCCGGTTCAACGAGAGCCCTGTCGCGCTGCTCGACCGGGTGGTGGAGGTGGGGGCGACCGAGCGCACGCTGCCCCGGGAGTGGGGGGACTACTTCACCCGGATGGCGATGCCGCCGCTGCGGGTCGCGGACTTCGCCGTCTCCGAGGTCGGCCCGGCGCTCTGA
- a CDS encoding TldD/PmbA family protein: MTGTRVRAAGRPGTADAAAGPAVDPAFLALPLAEVAGAALDRARRLGAGHAAVRVARTRARRLLLHDGRLRGSHDATELGLSVGVLHGGARGFAAVPEVTPAAAAGAAEGAVALARVCRAAGAEPVELADEPVYADRHWSSPCRTDPFGVPERDAAALLAGWSRGLLAAPVVAHVLAKLTAVRESTYYADTAGTSVVQQRVRVHPQLLAVGVGSDGGTATLRTLGPPTARGWEYLADGDGWDWSAELAELPEHLAGKLRARPVRPGRYDLVMAPSHLWLTIHESVGHATEADRALGHEMSYAGGTFVTPADVGSLRYGSELMTVTADRVDPHGLATVGYDDEGVAAGSWPLVRDGVLTGLQTDRHTALRLGAGRSTGCAYAESATHVPISRLPNVSLAPARDGPDTDALVAGVADGILLVGSDSWSIDTRRRRFQFTPQRAHRIRHGRLVGQLAGVAYQAETTEFWGSLVALGGPGTYHCFGADLCGKGQPVQAAAASHGSPAAVFRGVRVIDTGGEGPR; this comes from the coding sequence GTGACCGGCACGCGCGTCCGCGCCGCGGGCCGCCCCGGCACCGCCGACGCGGCTGCCGGGCCCGCCGTCGACCCCGCGTTCCTGGCCCTGCCGCTGGCCGAGGTGGCCGGGGCCGCCCTGGACCGGGCCCGCCGGCTCGGCGCGGGCCACGCGGCGGTGCGGGTCGCCCGCACCCGGGCCCGCCGCCTGCTGCTCCACGACGGCCGGCTGCGCGGCAGCCACGACGCCACGGAGCTGGGCCTCAGCGTCGGGGTGCTGCACGGCGGGGCCCGCGGCTTCGCGGCGGTTCCCGAGGTCACCCCCGCCGCGGCCGCCGGGGCGGCCGAGGGGGCGGTGGCGCTCGCCCGGGTCTGCCGGGCGGCGGGCGCCGAGCCGGTCGAGCTGGCCGACGAGCCGGTGTACGCCGACCGCCACTGGTCCTCGCCGTGCCGGACCGACCCGTTCGGCGTGCCGGAGCGGGACGCGGCGGCGCTGCTGGCCGGGTGGAGCCGGGGGCTGCTCGCCGCGCCGGTCGTCGCCCACGTGCTGGCGAAGCTGACCGCGGTGCGGGAGAGCACGTACTACGCCGACACGGCCGGGACGAGCGTGGTGCAGCAGCGGGTCCGCGTCCACCCACAGCTGCTCGCCGTGGGCGTCGGGTCCGACGGCGGCACCGCCACCCTGCGTACCCTCGGGCCGCCCACGGCCCGCGGCTGGGAGTACCTGGCCGACGGCGACGGCTGGGACTGGTCGGCGGAGCTGGCCGAGCTGCCCGAACACCTCGCCGGTAAGCTGCGCGCCCGGCCGGTGCGTCCCGGCCGGTACGACCTCGTCATGGCACCGTCGCACCTGTGGCTGACGATCCACGAGTCGGTCGGGCACGCCACCGAGGCCGACCGGGCGCTCGGCCACGAGATGTCGTACGCCGGCGGCACGTTCGTCACCCCCGCCGACGTCGGCTCGCTGCGCTACGGCTCGGAGCTGATGACCGTCACCGCCGACCGGGTCGACCCGCACGGGCTGGCCACGGTCGGGTACGACGACGAGGGCGTGGCCGCCGGATCGTGGCCGCTGGTGCGCGACGGGGTGCTCACCGGCCTGCAGACCGACCGGCACACCGCGCTGCGGCTCGGCGCCGGCCGCTCCACCGGGTGCGCGTACGCGGAGTCGGCCACCCACGTGCCGATCTCCCGACTGCCGAACGTCTCGCTGGCGCCGGCGCGGGACGGGCCGGACACCGACGCGCTGGTCGCCGGGGTGGCGGACGGCATCCTCCTCGTCGGCTCCGACAGCTGGTCGATCGACACCCGCCGGCGGCGGTTCCAGTTCACCCCCCAGCGCGCCCACCGCATCCGGCACGGCCGGCTCGTCGGGCAGCTCGCCGGGGTGGCGTACCAGGCGGAGACGACGGAGTTCTGGGGCTCGCTGGTGGCGCTCGGCGGCCCCGGCACCTACCACTGCTTCGGCGCGGACCTGTGCGGCAAGGGCCAGCCGGTGCAGGCGGCGGCGGCCAGCCACGGCAGCCCGGCGGCGGTGTTCCGGGGCGTCCGCGTGATCGACACCGGCGGGGAGGGGCCGCGATGA
- a CDS encoding DUF2267 domain-containing protein, translating into MLFPRFVDAVSRRAGIPAAQAAAVTGAVLRTMAERVDGEPSGEDSRPLPERVGGYLVDPAEPAGPAGVADDDFLARVGSRAGVDAGTARAGTEAVFATLREAVTVQEFRRLVARVPRGGTGTVGRQPPAPYDV; encoded by the coding sequence GTGCTGTTTCCCCGCTTCGTCGACGCCGTGTCCCGGCGGGCCGGCATCCCGGCGGCGCAGGCCGCGGCGGTGACCGGGGCCGTGCTGCGGACGATGGCCGAGCGGGTCGACGGCGAGCCGTCGGGAGAGGACAGCCGGCCGCTGCCCGAGCGCGTCGGCGGCTACCTGGTCGACCCGGCGGAGCCCGCCGGCCCGGCCGGCGTCGCCGACGACGACTTCCTGGCGCGGGTCGGGTCGCGGGCGGGGGTCGACGCGGGGACCGCCCGGGCCGGGACGGAGGCGGTGTTCGCGACCCTCCGCGAGGCCGTCACCGTGCAGGAGTTCCGGCGGCTGGTGGCACGGGTGCCGCGAGGCGGCACCGGCACTGTCGGGAGGCAGCCGCCGGCACCGTACGATGTGTGA
- a CDS encoding thioesterase domain-containing protein gives MNWFVSAGKCPEAPARLFCLPYAGGGASVFRRWQRELGADVEVLPVQLPGRENRIGEDPNFTVADVAAAIAERADRPYAIYGHSMGGRVGFEVVRELRRLGQQLPLRLYVGGARAPHVDDTSLFDGLSTVDDDELLRRLGEGGGLPAEVLDHPELVELLLPLLRADFGRVDSYRYVPGEPLPLPIVTFSGRQDRAVSHAQSAAWERHTAAGFTLHEIDGGHFFLHDQLPELAAAIRADLAAALAPGAPGGPPPFVDQEVHVAEAHSPDANLLINTPVAGGHRVPLGDTGWSVWRDAILRGTGFPADGLTALSAPQAAAAADELLATGEGAERFDKEFVEAVTAAAGRLSALAADPLLREAVTWQNRNALLALDGLARGGADAPRNVRRRDRERALLKYWQRYCGKNETVGFFGPSCWVTIDPEQAAAARVRTGAGLTRRRWVWFESWALSAYADRIGADLAVRQWWPPMLQPHLSLRDRSVLRPGRPSVTLTPVEAALLAAADGHRPARDLVADPAVGLRRPEDGYALLDRLVERELITWDAALPVSPDAEDALAARIAAIADEPVRQAARAGFDRLIAARDEVAAAAGDPERLRTALDRLDETFTELTGQPPRRREGQMYAGRTLCYEDTSRDLDIVFGAPLLADLAAPSPCCCGPPGGWPARWRRRTGPPSASCTTSCAPRPATARSPWPTCGSSPRACSGAPASGPSTASPPSSPPAGRACSAWPTCPPAPPRCGCRSPSWPTGSPRRSRPAPRTGAAAGCTARTCRSAPPTWTP, from the coding sequence GTGAACTGGTTCGTCTCCGCCGGTAAGTGCCCCGAGGCGCCGGCGCGGTTGTTCTGCCTTCCGTACGCCGGGGGCGGGGCGAGCGTGTTCCGGCGCTGGCAGCGGGAGCTCGGCGCCGACGTCGAGGTGCTGCCGGTGCAGCTGCCCGGCCGGGAGAACCGGATCGGCGAGGACCCGAACTTCACCGTCGCCGACGTCGCCGCCGCGATCGCCGAGCGGGCCGACCGTCCGTACGCCATCTACGGGCACTCGATGGGCGGGCGCGTCGGCTTCGAAGTCGTCCGCGAGCTGCGCCGGCTCGGGCAGCAGCTGCCGTTGCGGCTGTACGTCGGCGGCGCCCGCGCCCCCCACGTCGACGACACCAGCCTCTTCGACGGGCTGTCCACCGTGGACGACGACGAGTTGCTGCGCCGGCTCGGCGAGGGTGGCGGGCTGCCCGCCGAGGTGCTGGACCACCCCGAGCTGGTGGAACTGCTGCTGCCACTGCTGCGCGCCGACTTCGGCCGGGTCGACAGCTACCGGTACGTCCCCGGCGAGCCGCTGCCGCTGCCGATCGTGACGTTCAGCGGGCGGCAGGACCGGGCGGTCAGCCACGCGCAGAGCGCGGCCTGGGAGCGGCACACCGCCGCGGGCTTCACCCTGCACGAGATCGACGGCGGGCACTTCTTCCTGCACGACCAGCTCCCCGAGCTGGCCGCCGCGATCCGCGCCGACCTCGCCGCGGCCCTGGCGCCCGGGGCGCCCGGCGGGCCGCCCCCCTTCGTCGATCAAGAGGTTCACGTCGCGGAAGCACACTCCCCCGACGCAAACCTCTTGATCAACACTCCCGTGGCGGGCGGGCACCGGGTCCCGCTGGGCGACACCGGCTGGTCGGTGTGGCGTGATGCCATCCTGCGTGGGACCGGGTTTCCGGCCGACGGGCTCACCGCGCTCAGCGCCCCGCAGGCCGCGGCGGCCGCCGACGAGCTGCTCGCGACCGGCGAGGGCGCCGAGCGGTTCGACAAGGAGTTCGTCGAGGCGGTGACCGCCGCCGCCGGCCGGCTCTCCGCCCTGGCGGCCGACCCGCTGCTGCGCGAGGCCGTCACCTGGCAGAACCGCAACGCCCTGCTCGCCCTCGACGGGCTGGCCCGCGGCGGCGCCGACGCGCCCCGCAACGTGCGCCGCCGCGACCGCGAGCGGGCCCTGCTCAAGTACTGGCAGCGCTACTGCGGCAAGAACGAGACGGTCGGCTTCTTCGGGCCGAGCTGCTGGGTCACCATCGACCCGGAACAGGCCGCGGCCGCCCGGGTGCGCACCGGCGCCGGGCTGACCCGGCGACGCTGGGTGTGGTTCGAGTCGTGGGCGCTGTCCGCGTACGCCGACCGGATCGGTGCCGACCTCGCCGTGCGGCAGTGGTGGCCGCCGATGCTCCAGCCCCACCTGAGCCTGCGGGACCGGTCCGTGCTGCGGCCGGGCCGCCCCTCGGTCACGCTCACCCCGGTGGAGGCGGCCCTGCTCGCCGCCGCCGACGGCCACCGCCCCGCCCGGGACCTGGTCGCCGACCCGGCCGTCGGGCTGCGCCGGCCCGAGGACGGGTACGCCCTGCTGGACCGGCTGGTCGAGCGGGAACTGATCACCTGGGACGCGGCCCTGCCGGTCAGCCCCGACGCCGAGGACGCGCTCGCGGCCCGGATCGCCGCCATCGCCGACGAGCCCGTCCGGCAGGCCGCCCGGGCCGGGTTCGACCGGCTGATCGCCGCCCGGGACGAGGTGGCCGCCGCGGCCGGCGACCCGGAGCGGCTGCGGACCGCGCTCGACCGCCTCGACGAGACCTTCACGGAGCTGACCGGCCAGCCGCCCCGCCGCCGCGAGGGCCAGATGTACGCCGGCCGCACCCTCTGCTACGAGGACACCAGCCGCGACCTCGACATCGTCTTCGGCGCCCCGCTGCTGGCCGACCTGGCCGCCCCCTCGCCGTGCTGCTGCGGGCCGCCCGGTGGCTGGCCGGCGCGCTGGAGGAGGCGTACGGGGCCACCTTCCGCGAGCTGTACGACGAGCTGCGCGCCGAGGCCGGCGACGGCCCGGTCTCCCTGGCCGACCTGTGGTTCCTCGCCCAGGGCATGTTCTGGGGCACCGGCGAGCGGCCCGTCGACGGCGTCGCCGCCGAGTTCGCCGCCCGCTGGGCGGGCCTGTTCGGCCTGGCCGACCTGCCCGCCGGCACCACCGAGGTGCGGCTGCCGGTCGCCGAGCTGGCCGACCGGGTCGCCGCGACGTTCCCGACCGGCCCCACGGACTGGAGCGGCGGCCGGCTGCACAGCCCGGACCTGCAGATCTGCGCCCCCGACGTGGACGCCCTGA
- a CDS encoding beta-ketoacyl synthase N-terminal-like domain-containing protein: MRRAGPPGRAPHRQLLRRRRAVAAARRGPAAARRPVRRAAADGAAVREPTVAAQARLVDARRGPTAPRSPRPGRPATAARGYTGDEIAVVGVAGRFPGAPDVATFWWNLLAGVDSIHDHTPEELVALGVGPRLLADPRHVRAAGRLDDVAGFDAEFFAFGEQEAARTDPQHRLFLETAWEALEDAGHDPSRFPGLVGVYAAASANRYFLFHLMDNPAVVGDVDPDDWEARLVGRQATDHLPGQVAYRLGLTGPAMSVQSACSSSLAAVCVAAQSLADYQCDIALAGGVNVTWPRYRHTPGGMASPDGRCRAFDEAASGSGFGSGVGVVALRRLADAQADGDRIYAILPGWAVTNDGADRAGFAVPGPAGQAAAVANALAAAEVDPGEVRFIEAHGSGTPLGDALEVAALHEVYEGAAPAESCALGSVKTNIGHLDAAAGIAGLIKAVLAVQHGVIPPNLHFTRPHPEIDLDAGPFYVPTKARNWPEGGRRVAGVSSFGLGGTNAHVVVEQPPPAEPVDAPDAAAHLLPVSARTPAALRAALARLRRHLAGAAPALAGVAATLALGRRAFGCRAAVVAGDLAEALAGLDALLDGGERIAGPPGELRDLAADWVAGRDVDWTALHPEGGFRRAGLPTYPFQRQRYWIDPHQRGLR, encoded by the coding sequence GTGCGCCGTGCTGGGCCGCCCGGCCGTGCCCCGCACCGCCAGCTTCTTCGACGTCGGCGGGCAGTCGCTGCTGCTCGGCGTGGTCCAGCAGCGGCTCGCCGACCGGTTCGGCGTGCGGCTGCCGATGGTGCGGCTGTTCGAGAACCCACGGTCGCCGCGCAGGCCCGCCTGGTCGACGCCCGCCGGGGGCCAACCGCGCCCCGGTCGCCCCGGCCCGGTCGCCCCGCCACCGCCGCGCGCGGGTACACCGGCGACGAGATCGCCGTGGTCGGCGTCGCCGGCCGCTTCCCCGGCGCGCCGGACGTGGCCACGTTCTGGTGGAACCTGCTGGCCGGCGTGGACTCGATCCACGACCACACCCCCGAGGAACTGGTTGCCCTGGGCGTCGGTCCCCGGCTGCTCGCCGACCCCCGGCACGTCCGCGCCGCCGGCCGGCTCGACGACGTGGCCGGCTTCGACGCCGAGTTCTTCGCCTTCGGCGAGCAGGAGGCGGCCCGCACCGACCCGCAGCACCGGCTGTTCCTGGAGACCGCGTGGGAGGCCCTGGAGGACGCGGGGCACGACCCGTCCCGGTTCCCCGGGCTGGTCGGCGTCTACGCGGCGGCCTCCGCCAACCGGTACTTCCTGTTCCACCTCATGGACAACCCCGCCGTGGTCGGCGACGTCGACCCGGACGACTGGGAGGCCCGGCTGGTCGGCCGGCAGGCCACCGACCACCTGCCCGGCCAGGTCGCGTACCGGCTCGGGCTCACCGGCCCGGCCATGTCCGTGCAGAGCGCCTGCTCCAGTTCCCTGGCCGCCGTCTGCGTCGCCGCGCAGAGCCTGGCCGACTACCAGTGCGACATCGCCCTGGCCGGCGGGGTCAACGTGACCTGGCCCCGGTACCGGCACACCCCCGGCGGGATGGCCTCCCCGGACGGGCGGTGCCGCGCGTTCGACGAGGCCGCCAGCGGCTCCGGCTTCGGCTCCGGCGTCGGCGTGGTGGCGCTGCGCCGGCTCGCCGACGCGCAGGCCGACGGGGACCGGATCTACGCGATCCTGCCCGGCTGGGCGGTCACCAACGACGGCGCGGACCGGGCCGGCTTCGCGGTGCCCGGGCCGGCCGGGCAGGCCGCCGCCGTGGCCAACGCGCTCGCCGCCGCGGAGGTGGACCCCGGCGAGGTCCGGTTCATCGAGGCGCACGGCAGCGGCACCCCGCTCGGCGACGCCCTGGAGGTCGCGGCCCTGCACGAGGTGTACGAGGGCGCCGCGCCCGCCGAGTCCTGCGCGCTGGGATCGGTGAAGACCAACATCGGCCACCTCGACGCCGCCGCCGGAATCGCCGGCCTGATCAAGGCGGTGCTCGCCGTCCAACACGGGGTCATCCCGCCCAACCTGCACTTCACCCGGCCGCACCCGGAGATCGACCTCGACGCCGGCCCGTTCTACGTGCCGACGAAGGCCCGAAACTGGCCCGAGGGCGGCCGACGGGTGGCCGGGGTCAGCTCGTTCGGGCTCGGCGGGACGAACGCGCACGTGGTGGTCGAGCAGCCGCCCCCGGCGGAGCCGGTCGACGCCCCGGACGCCGCGGCCCACCTGCTGCCGGTGTCGGCGCGTACCCCGGCGGCGCTGCGGGCGGCGCTGGCCCGGCTGCGCCGGCACCTGGCGGGTGCCGCACCGGCGCTGGCCGGGGTGGCCGCCACCCTCGCGCTCGGCCGCCGGGCGTTCGGGTGCCGGGCGGCCGTCGTCGCCGGCGACCTCGCCGAGGCCCTGGCGGGGCTGGACGCCCTGCTGGACGGCGGCGAGCGGATCGCCGGCCCGCCCGGCGAGCTGCGGGACCTGGCCGCCGACTGGGTGGCCGGCCGGGACGTCGACTGGACGGCCCTGCACCCCGAGGGCGGCTTCCGGCGCGCCGGGCTGCCCACCTACCCGTTCCAGCGCCAGCGGTACTGGATCGACCCCCACCAGAGAGGTCTGCGGTGA
- a CDS encoding trans-sulfuration enzyme family protein, whose protein sequence is MRFDTRLVHAGAEPTPGTGDLVPPVHLSVTYERSAQDPLRYFYGRGENPTREALESCLAALEDVRFATAYTSGQAAAEAALSLLSPGQRVVAGDDVYGGTHALFDLVRARGVTVDQVDLADPGRCQAVLADDAAPLAMVWLETPSNPLLKVTDVAAVARHAHRRGALVLVDNTLASPALQQPLSLGADVTLYSTTKFLAGHLDVLGGALVYDDPRLHERLVAHRTTVGTAPGGADCFLVQRGLKTLSLRMARQVQNAQAVVAALGAEPAVCAIHYPGLPGHPQHDVAVRQMRAPGALVSFAYRGDPVQLMERVRLFAAAVSLGGVRSLIECPALMTHRPVPRETRLRVGVGDDLVRLSMGIEDPADLVEDLIRALRARPA, encoded by the coding sequence ATGCGGTTCGACACCCGACTGGTCCACGCCGGGGCGGAGCCCACCCCCGGCACCGGCGACCTGGTGCCCCCGGTGCACCTGAGCGTGACGTACGAGCGCTCCGCGCAGGATCCGCTGCGCTACTTCTACGGCCGGGGCGAGAACCCCACCCGGGAGGCCCTGGAGAGCTGCCTCGCGGCGCTGGAGGACGTCCGCTTCGCCACCGCGTACACCTCGGGGCAGGCGGCCGCCGAGGCGGCGCTGTCGCTGCTGTCCCCCGGGCAGCGGGTCGTCGCCGGCGACGACGTCTACGGCGGCACGCACGCCCTGTTCGACCTGGTGCGGGCGCGCGGGGTGACCGTCGACCAGGTCGACCTCGCCGACCCGGGGCGGTGCCAGGCGGTGCTGGCCGACGACGCCGCGCCGCTGGCGATGGTCTGGCTGGAGACGCCCAGCAACCCGCTGCTGAAGGTCACCGACGTCGCCGCGGTGGCCCGGCACGCCCACCGCCGCGGCGCCCTGGTGCTGGTGGACAACACGCTGGCCAGCCCGGCCCTGCAACAGCCGCTGAGCCTCGGCGCCGACGTGACGCTCTACAGCACCACGAAGTTCCTCGCCGGGCACCTCGACGTGCTCGGCGGGGCGCTGGTCTACGACGACCCCCGGCTGCACGAGCGCCTGGTGGCGCACCGCACGACGGTCGGCACCGCGCCGGGTGGGGCGGACTGCTTCCTCGTTCAGCGGGGTCTGAAGACGCTGTCGCTGCGAATGGCCCGGCAGGTGCAGAACGCGCAGGCGGTGGTCGCCGCGCTCGGCGCCGAGCCGGCCGTCTGCGCGATCCACTACCCGGGCCTGCCCGGGCACCCGCAGCACGACGTGGCGGTGCGGCAGATGCGCGCCCCCGGCGCGCTGGTCAGCTTCGCGTACCGGGGCGACCCGGTGCAGCTGATGGAGCGGGTGCGGCTGTTCGCGGCGGCGGTCAGCCTGGGCGGGGTCCGGTCGCTCATCGAGTGCCCGGCGCTGATGACGCACCGGCCGGTGCCGCGCGAGACGCGGCTGCGGGTGGGCGTGGGCGACGACCTCGTCCGGCTGTCGATGGGCATCGAGGACCCGGCGGACCTCGTCGAGGACCTGATCCGTGCGCTACGGGCGCGACCGGCGTGA